The following DNA comes from Acidobacteriota bacterium.
GTCCCCTCGGTCTTCGCCATCGGGGTGCTGGGCTTTTTCGGCTACCTCCTCGGCAACGCCATCTGGGCCCGGTACCTCAACTACCCCTTTTACCCGGGGACGGGGGAACTCGCGGTCTTCGCTTCCGCCTTCGCCGGGGCGGGGATAGGCTTTCTCTGGTTTAACGCCTACCCGGCCCAGATCTTCATGGGGGACACCGGGTCGATGGCCATCGGCGGCTCGATCGCGGTGCTTTCGGTGATGCTCAAGCAGGAGGCCCTTTTCCTGATCCTCGGCGGCCTCTTCGTGGCCGAGGCCGCCACCTCGCAGATCCAGGACAAGATCGGGATCCGGTGGCTCGGCCGCCGGATATTCATGCGGGCGCCGCTGCACCACGCCATGCAGCACAACGGGCTGGCCGAAACCAAGGTGGTGATCCGGCTCTGGATCGTATCGGGGATCCTGGCCCTGGCCGCCCTTGCCACCCTGAAACTGCGCTGACCCATGCCGACCGACAGATCCCCCTCGCAGCCCCCTTCCCCGCCGGACCTCCCCCCCCCGGGACAGGCGGGTTCGGGCCGAAACGCCCTCCTGGTGGGGTCCGGGATCCTGTCGAGCCGCGTCGTCGGCCTGGTGCGGGAGCGCATCTTCGCCCACTACTTCGGCAACTCGGCCGCCGCCGACGCGTTCAAGGCCGCGCTCAAGATCCCCAACATCCTGCAGAACCTTTTCGGGGAAGGGGCGCTCTCCTCCTCCTTCATCCCGGTCTACGCCCGCCTGCTGGCCTCCGGGGACCGCCGCGAGGCCGCCCGCGTAGCGCGCGTCGTCGGGTCGCTCCTCGCGCTCGCCATGTCGCTGCTGGTGCTGGCAGGGATGCTGGCGACCCCGCTGCTGATCGACCTCATCGCCCCGGGGTTCTCGGGTGAAAAGCGGGAGGCCACGATCCGCATGGTGCGCATCGTTTTCCCGGGAATCGGCCTGCTCGTGCTCTCGGCCTGGTGCCTGGGAATCCTCAACAGCCACCGCCGCTTCTTCCTCCCCTACGCGGCGCCGGTGCTCTGGAACCTGGCGATGATCGGGACCCTGGTCGGATTCGGCGGGCGGGAGGCCCCCTACCGCCTGGCGGAATACCTGGCCTGGGGTTCGGTCGCCGGAAGCCTCCTGCAGTTCGGCGTGCAGCTTCCGGCGGTTTTGCGCCTCGCCGGGGAAATCCATTTCCAGTGGGACGTCGCATCGGCCCAGGTGCGCACCGTCATCCGCAACTTCATCCCCGGCATGGCCACGCGGGGGGTCAACCAGGTGAGCGGCGCCATAGACACCGTCCTGGCCAGCTTCCTGCCGACGGGGGCCGTGGCCGCGCTGGCCTACACCCAGACCCTCTACCTCATCCCGGTCAGCCTGTTCGGCATGTCCATTTCGAGCGCCGAACTGCCCGAAATGTCCAGCCAGCTGGGCGCCCGGGATACCGTCGCGGAGGGTTTGCGCCTCCGCCTGGACCGGGCGCTCCAGCGCGTAGCCTTTTTCGTGGTCCCCTCGGCCGCGGCCTTCCTGGCGCTCGGCGACAGCGTGATCGGGCTCCTCTACCAGACCGGGGAATTCACCCTCGAGGACACGCGCTTCGTCTGGGCCGTGCTGGCCGGGTACACCACGGGGCTGCTGGCGGCGACCCTGGGGCGCCTGTACACCTCGGCCTTCTGGGCGCTGGGGGACACCCGGACGCCGTTTCGCTACGCCGCGATCCGGATCTCGACGGCGGCGGGGGTGGGATGGCTTCTGGCCTTCCCGGTCCCCGCATGGCTCGGCCTCCCCGCCCGGGTGGGGCTCGTGGGGCTGACGGCGGCGGCGGGGCTCGCGGCCTGGGTGGAATTCTCGCTGCTGCGCCGGGCCCTCATCCGGCGTATCGGCCGGGCCAGCCTGGCTCTCCCCCATGCCGCCCGGCTGTCGGGGGCCGCGCTGGCCGCCGCCGCCGCGGCGTACGCCCTCAAATTGTGGCTCCGGGAGCTGCCGCCCTATATTTCGGGCTCCCTGGTCCTGGCCGTTTTCGGGTCCCTCTACCTGGCCGCGGCGGCCGCGCTGGGCACGCCGGACGCGGTCCGGATCGTCCGGGCGGTGCGAAAGAGGATGCCGTTCCGGGCCGGCTAACCCTCCTTGAGCCTGCTCCGCAGCCGCCGGAACTCCTCGGTACCGGCGCGGCGCAGCCACTCGTACACCACCGACTCGGCCGTCGTCACGGCGATGCCGGAACGGCCCAGCCTCCGCAGGCCGATTTCGAAGTCCATCGGCCTCCGGGAGGAGGTGGCGTCGGCCGCGAGAAAAACGCTCTCCCCCTGGAAATCGAGCTCCAGCGCCGTCTGGGCCACGCACACGTGGGTTTCGATCCCCGCCAGCACGATCTGGTTGCGCCCGAGCCCGTAGATATGCTCGCTGAACCCCGGGCTGGAGACGCAGCTGAAATGAGTCTTTTCCAGCGCCCGCGTCCCGGGGAGCAGGTCCCGGATCTCCCCGATGGTGGGACCGAGCCCCGCGGGGTACTGCTCGGTGAGAACGACCGGGATTTCGAACGTGTTCGCCGCCGCGATCAGCAGATCGATCTTCCGCAGCACCCGCTCGTGGTCGAAGACGGCGGGAAAGAGCTTTTCCTGAACATCGATGACCACCAGTACGCTGCGCCCGCGGTCCAGAAGTTCCGACATCGCCTCCCCCCTTTTTTTATCGCCCCGTTTCCATCGAAAATACCACATATGCCCGGCGGCGGGTGACAAAAGGGGAGGGATCGATTAATCTGTCCCTGTACAAGGAGGATGCCCGTGAAAAAAATCGTACTGCTGAGGCATGGAGAGAGCGTCTGGAACCGCGAGAACCTTTTCACCGGCTGGACGGACGTGGACCTGAGCCAGCAGGGGACCCGGGAGGCCGTCGAAGCAGGCCGCCTGCTCCGTGCCGAAGGTTACGTCTTCGACCAGGCGTTCACCTCCGTGCTGAAGCGGGCGATCCGGACGCTCTGGCTGGCGCTGGAGGAAATGGACCTCTGCTGGATCCCGGTCTTCAACAGCTGGCGGTTGAACGAGCGGCACTACGGCGCCCTGCAGGGGCTCAACAAGGTGGCCACGGCGGAGAAGTTCGGGGCGGAACAGGTCCACGTGTGGCGTCGCTCCTACGACATCCGTCCCCCGGCGCTCGATCCGGGGGACGAGCGCTCCCCGGCGCGCGACCCGCGCTACGCCGGGCTGGGCCCGGGGGAAATCCCCATGGCCGAGTGCCTCAAGGACACGGTCGAACGCGTCCTCCCCTTCTGGCACGAGACGATCGTTCCGGCCGTCCGCTCCGGACGGCGCGTGCTGGTGTCGGCGCACGGCAACAGCCTGCGCGCCCTGGTCAAATACCTGGACGACATACCGGAGGCCGAGATCGTGGGGCTGAACATCCCCACCGGGATCCCGATGGTATACGAGTTCACCGACGACATGACGCCCATCCGCCGTTACTACCTGGGAGACCCGGAAGCCGCCAGGAAGGCGGCCGAGGCGGTGGCCAACCAGGCGAAGAAGAATTGACGATTTACCGGTGGCGAAAATTGTGTAATATCATTTCGCGGACAACGGAGGCCGCGGGCGGGGCCGAGACCCCCATGCCCGGCCTTGAGGTTCCAACCGGCGGCAAAACAACAAGGAGAGAAAATTTATGAGTCGTGTAATCATCGAGATCTGCGACAAACACCTGGCCTGCGTGGATGTCTGTCCGGTGGACTGCATTCATCCCCTCAAGGACGAGGGGGGGTTTGACGAGTGCACCCAGCTCTACATCAATCCCGACGAATGCATCGATTGCGGAGCCTGTGAAGCCGTCTGCCCGGTCAACGCGATCTTCCCGGAAGAGGAAGTCCCGGAGCCTTCTCAGGCCTCCATCGCCGCCAACCGCGACCATTTCAAGAAATAGCCCCCGGGCTCCGGCCGGCCGTCAGGGGTCTTCCCTTGTCTCTCGGAAACGGGAAGATCCCTTTTCTGGATCCCTGAAATGTTCTCCACCATCGCGCGCAGGATCCGCGGGGAATCCAACGCCCTCTACAGGGTCCGGGACGAGGTACGGGCCTCGGGCCGGCCCGTCGTGGACCTGGTGTCGGGCAACCTCAACGAATGCGGCTACGTCTTCCCCCAGAACCTGCTGGAGGAGATCCTCGTGGAGGCGTCACGCCGCTCCGCCGTCTACCGGCCCGACTCCTTCGGGCAGGCGGCGGCGCGTGAAGCGGTCTCGGAGTTCTACCAGAGGAGCGGCTGCGCCCTCCCGCCCGACTCGATCCTCGTCACCCCCGGGACCAGCCTCGCCTACTGGTACTGCTTCAAACTCCTGGCGGACGAAGGGGACGAAATCCTCTGTCCCCGCCCCTCCTATCCGCTCTTCGACTACATCGCCCTGATGGGCGGCGTGAACCTGGTCCCTTATCGCATGCGGGAAGAGGAGGGGTGGGGCATCGACCTGGAGCACCTGGAAGCCAGCATCTCCACGAGGAGCCGGGCGGTGGTGCTGATCTCCCCCCACAATCCCACCGGCCACGTGGCATCGGCCGGGGAGATCGCGGGGCTCGCCGAAATCGCCCGCCGGCACGACCTGGCCATCATCAGCGACGAGGTGTTCAGCGAGGCCCTCCTTCCGGAAAAGCGATCACTGGCGCCGGCGCCGCTCCCCCGCCCCGCCTCGAGCGGTGCGCCGCTGGTGATCACCCTCAACGGCTTCTCCAAGATGTTCGCCCTGCCGGGGATGAAATTCGGGTGGATGGCCCTGTCGGGGGACCGGGAGAAGGTGCGCCAGGCGCT
Coding sequences within:
- the murJ gene encoding murein biosynthesis integral membrane protein MurJ, coding for MPTDRSPSQPPSPPDLPPPGQAGSGRNALLVGSGILSSRVVGLVRERIFAHYFGNSAAADAFKAALKIPNILQNLFGEGALSSSFIPVYARLLASGDRREAARVARVVGSLLALAMSLLVLAGMLATPLLIDLIAPGFSGEKREATIRMVRIVFPGIGLLVLSAWCLGILNSHRRFFLPYAAPVLWNLAMIGTLVGFGGREAPYRLAEYLAWGSVAGSLLQFGVQLPAVLRLAGEIHFQWDVASAQVRTVIRNFIPGMATRGVNQVSGAIDTVLASFLPTGAVAALAYTQTLYLIPVSLFGMSISSAELPEMSSQLGARDTVAEGLRLRLDRALQRVAFFVVPSAAAFLALGDSVIGLLYQTGEFTLEDTRFVWAVLAGYTTGLLAATLGRLYTSAFWALGDTRTPFRYAAIRISTAAGVGWLLAFPVPAWLGLPARVGLVGLTAAAGLAAWVEFSLLRRALIRRIGRASLALPHAARLSGAALAAAAAAYALKLWLRELPPYISGSLVLAVFGSLYLAAAAALGTPDAVRIVRAVRKRMPFRAG
- a CDS encoding hydrolase; protein product: MSELLDRGRSVLVVIDVQEKLFPAVFDHERVLRKIDLLIAAANTFEIPVVLTEQYPAGLGPTIGEIRDLLPGTRALEKTHFSCVSSPGFSEHIYGLGRNQIVLAGIETHVCVAQTALELDFQGESVFLAADATSSRRPMDFEIGLRRLGRSGIAVTTAESVVYEWLRRAGTEEFRRLRSRLKEG
- the gpmA gene encoding 2,3-diphosphoglycerate-dependent phosphoglycerate mutase is translated as MKKIVLLRHGESVWNRENLFTGWTDVDLSQQGTREAVEAGRLLRAEGYVFDQAFTSVLKRAIRTLWLALEEMDLCWIPVFNSWRLNERHYGALQGLNKVATAEKFGAEQVHVWRRSYDIRPPALDPGDERSPARDPRYAGLGPGEIPMAECLKDTVERVLPFWHETIVPAVRSGRRVLVSAHGNSLRALVKYLDDIPEAEIVGLNIPTGIPMVYEFTDDMTPIRRYYLGDPEAARKAAEAVANQAKKN
- a CDS encoding ferredoxin family protein; its protein translation is MSRVIIEICDKHLACVDVCPVDCIHPLKDEGGFDECTQLYINPDECIDCGACEAVCPVNAIFPEEEVPEPSQASIAANRDHFKK
- a CDS encoding pyridoxal phosphate-dependent aminotransferase — its product is MFSTIARRIRGESNALYRVRDEVRASGRPVVDLVSGNLNECGYVFPQNLLEEILVEASRRSAVYRPDSFGQAAAREAVSEFYQRSGCALPPDSILVTPGTSLAYWYCFKLLADEGDEILCPRPSYPLFDYIALMGGVNLVPYRMREEEGWGIDLEHLEASISTRSRAVVLISPHNPTGHVASAGEIAGLAEIARRHDLAIISDEVFSEALLPEKRSLAPAPLPRPASSGAPLVITLNGFSKMFALPGMKFGWMALSGDREKVRQALRSLELISDTFLPVNETVQAAAPGIFQLGNAVRFEFGMRIRDCWRRTEALLAACSGRCSYVRPRGGFYVALGIGDMDEERAAERLLRERGLLVHPGWFYDMDPHHLVFCFVQKPEVLEDSIPGLFEADPPAAGGPGRSEPEP